In Triticum aestivum cultivar Chinese Spring chromosome 5B, IWGSC CS RefSeq v2.1, whole genome shotgun sequence, the following proteins share a genomic window:
- the LOC123115237 gene encoding uncharacterized protein, whose protein sequence is MAVESSTLPEELFEEILLRLPPDDPACLFRASLVCKAWGYAVSRPGFHRRLHELHQSPPVIGFLHDSDEEHIPDFIPTTASSFSLAASDRRLSRALDYRHRRALFLSDSEGQDTQELLMWEPVTSAQQHIPMPVAYNDIYANVVHTTAAVFCGVDGCDHRDCLGGHFRVLFVLSVEDEDSDDDEDAMWACVFSSETGTWGELTSLHHRWHMCFTFFSSVLVEWSQLYFMADDGFILEYDLARHNLTVFNPPNYLWNYGDDRYNIMLAEDGGLGVNEVMGSHLRLWAREVSDSTNARWVLSRVIYMVNLLPIGALVDAETRVQVLGFAEGANVILVTTVARLFTIELQSERTRKVCDDHGFANLIPIVSFYTPVPRGEHKDRSSKPSEAAGPRGALGEEKIVDQARQFINSGSNVTKDEDFVNSFECVSHAITNT, encoded by the coding sequence ATGGCAGTAGAGTCGTCGACGCTCCCGGAAGAGCTCTTCGAAGAGATCCTCCTCCGCCTTCCACCCGATGACCCAGCCTGCCTCTTCCGCGCCTCCCTCGTCTGTAAAGCCTGGGGCTACGCCGTTTCTCGCCCCGGCTTTCATCGTCGCCTCCATGAGCTCCACCAGTCACCTCCCGTGATTGGCTTCCTTCACGACTCAGACGAGGAGCACATCCCCGACTTCATCCCCACCACCGCATCGTCCTTCTCCCTCGCTGCTTCGGATCGTCGGTTGTCCAGGGCCCTCGACTACCGCCACAGACGCGCCCTCTTCCTCTCCGACTCCGAGGGACAGGATACTCAAGAGCTTCTCATGTGGGAACCAGTCACGAGTGCCCAACAACATATACCAATGCCCGTGGCTTACAATGACATATATGCGAATGTGGTGCACACGACCGCAGCCGTATTCTGCGGAGTGGATGGGTGCGACCACCGCGACTGCTTAGGGGGGCATTTTCGGGTGTTGTTTGTCCTCTCTGTTGAAGATGAAGAcagtgacgatgatgaagatgcCATGTGGGCCTGTGTATTCTCGTCGGAGACAGGCACCTGGGGTGAGCTAACCTCTTTGCACCACCGCTGGCACATGTGCTTTACATTTTTTTCTAGCGTGCTCGTTGAGTGGTCTCAGCTTTACTTCATGGCTGATGACGGGTTCATCCTAGAGTATGATTTGGCACGGCACAACTTGACTGTGTTTAACCCACCAAACTATTTGTGGAACTATGGCGACGACCGATATAACATTATGCTGGCAGAGGATGGTGGACTGGGTGTTAACGAAGTCATGGGTTCACATCTGAGATTGTGGGCTAGGGAGGTGAGTGATAGCACTAATGCACGATGGGTGTTGAGCCGAGTCATCTACATGGTCAATTTGCTCCCAATTGGTGCTCTTGTGGATGCAGAGACTAGAGTTCAAGTTCTGGGCTTTGCCGAGGGAGCAAATGTCATTTTGGTGACCACAGTAGCTAGACTCTTCACGATTGAACTACAATCAGAGCGGACCAGAAAGGTATGTGATGACCATGGCTTTGCTAATTTGATTCCCATTGTGAGCTTCTACACTCCTgtgcctcgaggtgagcacaaggATCGATCATCGAAGCCTAGTGAGGCTGCAGGTCCTCGGGGTGCGTTAGGGGAGGAGAAAATAGTAGATCAGGCACGACAATTTATCAACAGTGGGTCCAATGTTACTAAGGATGAGGACTTTGTAAACTCCTTCGAATGTGTCAGCCATGCCATAACGAACACGTAA